One Campylobacter concisus DNA window includes the following coding sequences:
- the fliR gene encoding flagellar biosynthetic protein FliR, with protein sequence MELVEFFGADKAIVFMLLFARLSGLIVFFPFYSHNQIPLSVKTLLVFVLCVVLFPLSKAHENSINFLVGEILGEVMLGLSAGLMLTIIFATLQMAGEQISMVMGFSMASVLDPQTGTNSPVIANLINFIALLTFLAFDGHHLLLQFYASSLAVVPLGDFYPRPGIMSYAINLFTNLFMFGFIMSFPIIALSLLSDSIFGMLMKTMPQFNLLVIGYPIKVTIGFSVLIAILAGIMKIMSDLLLKVINDLPALFF encoded by the coding sequence ATGGAACTAGTAGAATTTTTTGGAGCTGATAAGGCCATAGTTTTTATGCTTTTATTTGCACGCCTAAGCGGTCTCATCGTTTTTTTTCCATTTTATTCGCACAATCAAATTCCTCTTAGCGTAAAAACGCTTTTAGTTTTTGTTCTTTGTGTCGTGCTTTTTCCTCTCTCAAAAGCTCATGAAAACTCTATAAATTTCCTAGTCGGTGAGATACTTGGCGAGGTGATGCTAGGTCTTAGTGCTGGACTTATGCTAACCATCATATTTGCCACGCTTCAAATGGCAGGCGAGCAAATCTCGATGGTCATGGGCTTTTCGATGGCGTCGGTACTTGATCCGCAAACTGGTACAAACTCTCCAGTCATAGCAAACCTTATAAATTTCATCGCACTGCTAACATTTTTGGCATTTGATGGACATCATTTGCTCCTTCAGTTTTACGCTAGCTCACTTGCTGTGGTGCCTCTAGGAGATTTTTATCCACGCCCTGGCATCATGAGCTATGCGATAAATTTATTTACAAATTTGTTTATGTTTGGCTTTATCATGTCATTTCCTATCATCGCGCTTTCTTTGCTCTCAGACTCCATTTTTGGCATGCTTATGAAGACGATGCCGCAGTTTAACCTACTAGTCATCGGCTATCCTATTAAAGTGACGATAGGATTTTCCGTTTTGATAGCCATTTTAGCAGGCATTATGAAGATCATGAGTGACCTACTTTTAAAAGTGATAAATGATCTGCCGGCTCTGTTTTTTTAA
- the tsf gene encoding translation elongation factor Ts, with protein MEITAQMVKELRESTGAGMMDCKKALGEANGDMEKAVDILREKGLGQAAKKADRLASEGLVSVEVCSKCKKATISEINSETDFVARNPQFQALAKDTTAHIQSSGIKTVEELNASTLNGVKFEEYFKTQIATIGENLVVRRFETISADDKGVVNGYVHSNGRVGVLIGAACESAEVANKAAEFIRNLCMHAAAMKPSVISYKDLDKDFVEKEFIALRAELEKENEELKRLGKPLHHIPEYASRCQIGEAELAKATKAIEEELKAEGKPEKIWDKIIPGKIERFYADNTVLDQRLTLLGQFYVMDDKKTIEQVIEEKSKELGGKIEIVKYVRFELGEGLEKKVDDFAAEVAAQIG; from the coding sequence ATGGAAATAACTGCACAAATGGTAAAAGAGCTCCGCGAATCAACCGGAGCTGGCATGATGGACTGCAAAAAGGCACTTGGCGAAGCAAATGGCGATATGGAAAAAGCTGTTGATATACTTCGTGAAAAAGGCCTAGGTCAAGCTGCTAAAAAGGCTGACCGCCTTGCAAGTGAGGGCTTAGTAAGCGTTGAAGTTTGCTCAAAATGCAAAAAAGCAACTATCAGCGAGATCAACTCTGAGACTGACTTCGTTGCTAGAAACCCACAGTTTCAAGCACTTGCAAAAGACACAACAGCTCACATCCAATCAAGTGGCATAAAAACAGTTGAAGAGCTAAATGCAAGCACTTTAAATGGTGTTAAATTTGAAGAATACTTCAAAACTCAGATCGCAACTATCGGCGAAAACCTCGTAGTTCGCCGCTTTGAGACTATTAGCGCTGATGATAAGGGCGTGGTAAATGGCTATGTTCACTCAAATGGCCGTGTTGGCGTGCTTATCGGTGCAGCTTGCGAAAGTGCTGAAGTTGCAAACAAAGCAGCTGAATTTATAAGAAATTTATGCATGCACGCAGCTGCTATGAAGCCAAGCGTTATAAGCTACAAAGACCTTGATAAAGATTTTGTTGAGAAAGAATTTATCGCACTTCGCGCTGAGCTTGAAAAAGAAAACGAAGAGCTAAAACGCCTAGGCAAGCCACTTCACCACATCCCTGAGTATGCTAGCCGCTGCCAGATAGGTGAGGCAGAGCTTGCAAAAGCTACAAAAGCGATCGAAGAAGAGCTAAAAGCTGAGGGCAAACCTGAGAAAATTTGGGACAAGATCATCCCTGGTAAGATTGAGAGATTTTACGCTGATAACACAGTGCTTGACCAACGCCTTACACTTTTAGGTCAGTTTTATGTAATGGACGATAAAAAGACTATCGAACAAGTTATCGAAGAGAAGAGCAAAGAGCTTGGCGGCAAGATCGAGATCGTAAAATACGTTCGTTTCGAGCTTGGCGAAGGCTTAGAGAAAAAAGTAGATGACTTTGCTGCAGAAGTTGCTGCTCAAATAGGCTAA
- a CDS encoding ABC transporter ATP-binding protein yields the protein MEILRASNLGFAYDYTLFNNINLTLNQKQSIAITGVSGCGKSTLLHILSTLLKPNFGEVIYQDRSIYELSQNELLAIRRLHFGIIFQSHYLFKGFSAYENIELASILSGENIEKNDLEALKISSVINQKVGELSGGQQQRVSIARVLTKKPKIIFADEPTGNLDKQTANEVMQVLFDYINENNAALVLVTHDNDLAAKCDNSYKLENKELVQIS from the coding sequence ATGGAAATTTTAAGAGCGTCTAATCTAGGCTTTGCGTATGATTATACGCTCTTTAACAATATAAATTTAACTCTCAATCAAAAACAAAGCATCGCGATAACAGGCGTTAGCGGTTGTGGCAAATCAACACTTTTACACATACTTTCAACACTTTTAAAGCCAAATTTTGGCGAGGTCATCTATCAAGATAGATCGATCTATGAGCTTTCTCAAAATGAGCTTTTGGCTATTAGAAGGCTTCATTTTGGCATCATTTTTCAGTCGCACTATCTTTTTAAAGGTTTTAGTGCTTATGAAAATATCGAGCTTGCAAGCATCTTATCTGGCGAAAATATAGAAAAAAATGATCTTGAAGCGCTTAAAATTTCAAGCGTAATAAATCAAAAAGTTGGTGAGCTAAGCGGCGGCCAGCAGCAGCGTGTCAGCATCGCTAGAGTGCTTACCAAAAAGCCAAAGATCATCTTTGCAGACGAGCCAACGGGTAACCTTGATAAGCAAACAGCAAATGAAGTGATGCAAGTTTTATTTGACTATATAAATGAAAATAATGCTGCCCTTGTTCTAGTCACTCACGACAACGACCTAGCCGCAAAATGTGACAATTCATACAAGCTTGAGAACAAAGAGCTTGTGCAAATTTCTTAA